In the Natrinema sp. CBA1119 genome, TCGCCGTAGAAGTCGACCTCCGCGCGCTCGGCCATCTCCTCGGCCTGATCGTACGCGCCGGGGCGGAAGGTGTCCGTCTGAATGACGGCCGGTCGGAGCCCCTTCGTGGAGAACCACCAAGCCATCTTCGCGGCGGACGTGGTCTTCCCGGACCCCTGCAGGCCGGCCAGCAGGATCGTCTGTTCCTCGAGAGGCAACTCGGTGGAGTCGCCGATGAGATCGACCAGTTCCTCGTAGACGATGCGGAGGACGAAGTCCCGCGCCGGGGTGCCGGCCGGGGGTTCCTCCTCGAGGGCGCGTTCTTTGATATTGTCCGACAGCTCCATCACGAGCGAGACGTCGACGTCGGCGGAGAGCAGCGAGCGCTGGATCTCCTTGACGATCTCCTCGATGTCTTCCTCGCTGAGTCGCGACTTCCCGCGGAGCTTGTCGAGGGTGCCCCGCAGAGAACTCCCGAGATCGTCGAGTACCATTTGCTGGGTCTACGGGACGATGGTGTTAAAGGCTTTTTCTACGGCCGACACGACTGAACCGGTTCGACGCGTGAACTCCGTCGGTCACGCTTCTGTACTCGGTCGACCCGTTCCCGTACTCGAGCGACTCAGCAGCCACGATGACTCGCTCTCAGGAGCCCGCATCCCACATCCGTTCGAGTCGGTCTTCGACGGCAGCCAGAACCGTCGCGATAACGTCTAACGGATGAAGCGACGATAGCTCGAGATCGACCGTCTCGGCTCCGTCGGGCGGGCGGTGGAAATGGAGACGAGCGTTATGCGGATTCGGATGCCGGTCCCACCGACATTCCCAGTGAGTTCCGTCGGTCGCAGTCTCGACGTAGTGGATCGAGAAATCGTCGGTCGTATACCAGCAAATATCGAGTCGGACGGCGTCGACCGATGGCGGAACCCGGTCGCTATCGCCGTGGGCCTCGAGTACCCTCGGTTCGGTGCTATCGGGGTCGAACGTGGTCTCAGTGATGAGCGGGTCGTCGGCGAGCCGACGCTCGAGGAGTCGAAGAGTCTGGCGATCGGGCGGTCTCGACGAATCGTCACCCGACGATGGCGGACTCATCTACGCCGGAATGAGATGTCCGTCGTTTTGCGCCAGCCGTCGAGCGAGTTCGTAGAGGCGGATATCGCGCTCGAGGGCCTGCCAATCGCTAATTCGCTCCATCTGCGCGTGGATTGCGTCGTGATCGTCGTGATCGAAGACGGACACGGCGGAGGGATCGGTCGTCCCGAACCGGTCGATGAACTCGTCGCGACGGGCCTCTAACTGTCGAACGCGCTCGATGATCTCGTCGACGGTCTGTTCCTGTGCGATCCGACTGGCTTCTTGCCACTCGAGATAGCCGTCGTTGCGCTCGTATCGGGCGGGTTGTGCGTCGGCATCGGCTCGAACGATTCCCATCTCGGCGAGGCGCTCGAGGTGCTTCTTCGCCGCGTTCGGCGAGCAGTCCGCGACCCGCGCGATCTCGGTGTACGGCGTCGGCTCCGTCACGCCGAGAACGGTATCGTAGACGCGTCCGAACGTATCGGTCGACTCCCGCCACCGCTGGCGCACCCCGTCGACGGCATCGGCGTCCGGTACCGGGTCGAACTCGGTCATGGGAGCACGTACGCGCGGTGTAGCAATATATTTTCGGCTATCGCACATATATGAGGAGTGGCAGAGACATCGGCGGAAGTGCCTCAAGCGCTCCCGTCCGAACCGATCGCCCGGCGTCGGAGAGTATTTCAGCCGACCGCAACAACTCCCACGTATGAGTTCCGACGCAGACGTGGATCCCTCGGAGTACGAGGCCCTCGCGGACGCGGACGTGACCATGCGGCAAAACGAGCACGGGCTCCACATCGCCGACGACGAGGAGACCGGGGTCTCGAGCCAGGGACAGACGCCCGAGGAGGCCCTCGCGAATCTCGCGGCGGCGGTCGAGGGGTATACGGACGCGACGGACGACGATCCGGGCGACGACTGGCTCTGAGATACCTGTGCGCGGTGACACGAGAGTCAATACCAGCACACGTTTTTTCGAGAGAGGGACCAGATCGGATAGTACCAGCGGCGATGAATCTACGAGCGTCGCATGGCAAACACACCCCACGAGCCGTCACGACAGGTCGAATCGACGAAAAGGAACGCTAGTTCGGTCGGCGACGCGTTCTCCGAGCCGGAACGGGACTGGTTGCGACGACGCTCGGACTCGCAGTGTTCGGCGGACAGGCCGCCGCACACTTCCCGACTGACCTCGAGATCGAGATCCGACCGGGCTGCGATCGCGCGCCGATCAATCCGGACGGTCGCGGCGTGATCCCCGTCGCGGTCCGACGGACCGACGAGTTCGATCCGACGAGCGAGCCGGTTCGATACCGGTTCGGTGCGCCCGCTGTCGTCGGTGACGGCGGCGGTGCCCGACCGATCGGCGACGGTCACGTTATCGGCGGAGATCGAGACGACCGACCGGCTCTCCTCCTGTTCTTCCGGGCCGACGAGACCGGGCTCGACGGCGACGACTCGGCGGGCCGACTCGAGTGGGAACGCGACGACGAGGGGAATCACGGGCTCGCCGGGACGGCGGCGGTTATAGTAGCCACTGAAAGTCAGTGAACACCTGAGCGAATGACTGCGTTGCGATCAGTGTGTAAATCGTTTCAGTGGCTACTAGAGGATCGTCGGCCGGCGCGGCAGGAGCTAATCGAGGTTCGTATAGCAGGCCCCCGTTTTACGCGGCCGTTCGTGGTTTCGAACGGTATGGACGCGTACGACATCGTCGTCCTCGGCGGCGGATCGGGGAGTCAGGTCGCGACCGCAGCGGCCGACCGAGGGCTCGAGGCGGCCGTCGTCGAACCCGGGCCGCTGGGCGGGGCCTGCATCACACGGGGCTGTGTCCCCTCGAAGGCGCTCATCCACCGCGCAGACGTCGCGGAAGCGGTTCGCGGGGCCGAGGAAGTCGGTGTTCCCGCGAAGCTGGAAGATATCGATTACGGTGAGATTACGGAATCGGTTCACGACACGGTCTACGAGAAGGCGGACAATCAGGAGTCAGGCCTCCGGGACAACGAAAGCGTCACGCTCTACCGCGGTGACGGCCGGTTCGTCGACGACCGGACGATCGAGATCGAACTGAACGGCGAGGGGAACGGGCCCCAGCGGATCCGGGGCGATACCGTCGTCATCGCTGTGGGGGGCCGGCCGATGGTCCCGCCGATCGACGGCCTCGAGGACATCGACTTTCTCACGAGCGACGACGCGCTCTTCCTCGAGGACCGACCCGACGAACTCGTGATCGTCGGCGGCGGCTACATCGGAGCCGAACTCGGCTACTTCTTCGGCGCGCTGGGAGCGGACGTCTCGATCGTCGGCCGGAGCGACCAGTTGGTCCCGCGAGAGGACGACGACGTGAGCGGGATCGTGACCGAGTCGCTCGAGACGTACTGCGACGTGTATACCGGCTACGAAGCCGGCTCGGTCGCCGAAACCGACGGCCGCGTCACCGTGACGGCCGAACCCACAGGCGACGACGAGAGCGGGGACGACACCGTCGAGCTCACCGCCGACGAACTCCTGCTCGCGACCGGTCGGCGACCGAACACCGACACGCTCGATCTCGAGGCCACGGGCGTCGAAACGGACGAGACGGGTTACGTCGAGACGGACGATCGGCTGGAGACCGCCGCTGACGGCGTCTGGGCGCTGGGCGACGTGGTCGGCGAGCAGCCGTTCAAACACGCTGCCGACGACGAGTCGAAGATTGTAGCGGCGAACGTACTGGACGATGCCGGAAAGACGATCGACTCCGAGGCGATGCCCCACGCGATCTTCACCAGCCCGCGGGTCGCGAGCGTCGGGCGGACGGAGGGCGAACTCGAGGACGCGGGTCGAGAGTACGAGGCCGTAACCGTCCCCTACGGGGCCGCGCCGATGGGGATGATCCTCGAGGCCGACGACGGCTTCGTCAAAGCCATCGCCGGGCCGGACGGCGAGATTCTGGGCTGTCACATCGTCGGCCCGCAGGCGTCGACGATGATCCACGAGGTGGTCGTCGCGATGGACGGCGGCGGCACGGTCGACGACGTCGCGGAGCCGGTCCACGTCCACCCCGCGCTGAACGAGGTCGTATACGCCGCGTTCGACGAGCTCTCGGACTCGAAATACTCGACGGCGCCGGACTGGCGGGATGTGAGCGGCGAGGACTGACGGTATTCGATTGCGGGAAGCAACGTCTCACTCCAGAACGACCATCCGGCGTGCAGTGGCGCGCGCTTGTGGCCGACCGAACGACAGTGAGGGCGGCCGCCGACACTGCGCGAGGTCTTTGTGAACGGAGTGAGCAAAGGCTCGGAAGACGCGTACGCGTCTTCCGGTGGATGAGCGAGGGAAGTATGACCGAGCGAATCGGCTGGGGAGGGCGTGGCGATTCCGTGTTGCCACGATAGCAGAGCCCACTGCTCCATTCACGCTCCACTAAGCAGTCGCCGAACCCTACTCCTCGCCGTCGGCCGGCGACACGGAACCGCTCTCGACCGCGCCGTCGTTGGCGAGCCACTCCGTCAAACTTCCCTCATAGAAGGCGACGTTCTCGTAGCCCAGCGCTTTCAGGACGACGTAGGTGTGACTGATCCGCCGCGCGGTGTTGCAGTAAAGGACGATCTCCCGATCGGGGGTGATCCCGTGCTCGGCGAGCAGGTCCTCGAGTTCCCCCTTGGGTTTCAACCGCCGCGTTTCGTCGTCGACGACCTCGCGCCAGTCGAAGCGCACCGCGCCGGGCAACCGAGCCTCCTCGAACTCCTCACGCTCGCGCGTGTCGACGAAGACGGCGTCGCGCTCGAGGGCGTCCGCGACGGCGTCGTAGCCCACCAGCGGGCTCTCCGAGGGCTCGAGCGGATCGGGATCGTAGTCGGTCGGCTCGATCTCTGGGACCTCACTGGTGGTCTCGTACTCCTGGTTCCAGGCGCTGTAATCGCCGTCGAGCAGGCGGACGTCGTCGTGGCCGTACTCGAGGGCGGTGAGCACGAACCGGGCGGCGAAGACGCCGTGGGTGTCGTCGTAGGCGACGATCGTGTCGTCGGAATCGAT is a window encoding:
- a CDS encoding helix-turn-helix domain-containing protein, which produces MTEFDPVPDADAVDGVRQRWRESTDTFGRVYDTVLGVTEPTPYTEIARVADCSPNAAKKHLERLAEMGIVRADADAQPARYERNDGYLEWQEASRIAQEQTVDEIIERVRQLEARRDEFIDRFGTTDPSAVSVFDHDDHDAIHAQMERISDWQALERDIRLYELARRLAQNDGHLIPA
- a CDS encoding dihydrolipoyl dehydrogenase; translated protein: MDAYDIVVLGGGSGSQVATAAADRGLEAAVVEPGPLGGACITRGCVPSKALIHRADVAEAVRGAEEVGVPAKLEDIDYGEITESVHDTVYEKADNQESGLRDNESVTLYRGDGRFVDDRTIEIELNGEGNGPQRIRGDTVVIAVGGRPMVPPIDGLEDIDFLTSDDALFLEDRPDELVIVGGGYIGAELGYFFGALGADVSIVGRSDQLVPREDDDVSGIVTESLETYCDVYTGYEAGSVAETDGRVTVTAEPTGDDESGDDTVELTADELLLATGRRPNTDTLDLEATGVETDETGYVETDDRLETAADGVWALGDVVGEQPFKHAADDESKIVAANVLDDAGKTIDSEAMPHAIFTSPRVASVGRTEGELEDAGREYEAVTVPYGAAPMGMILEADDGFVKAIAGPDGEILGCHIVGPQASTMIHEVVVAMDGGGTVDDVAEPVHVHPALNEVVYAAFDELSDSKYSTAPDWRDVSGED
- a CDS encoding sulfurtransferase; the protein is MDESVVVSPDWLAARLDDPTVRIVDVRDAWEYDGIGHLPGAVNVPFDSYRDESDVDRGTLPGAKAFADLLGEAGIDSDDTIVAYDDTHGVFAARFVLTALEYGHDDVRLLDGDYSAWNQEYETTSEVPEIEPTDYDPDPLEPSESPLVGYDAVADALERDAVFVDTREREEFEEARLPGAVRFDWREVVDDETRRLKPKGELEDLLAEHGITPDREIVLYCNTARRISHTYVVLKALGYENVAFYEGSLTEWLANDGAVESGSVSPADGEE